From the Corticium candelabrum chromosome 2, ooCorCand1.1, whole genome shotgun sequence genome, one window contains:
- the LOC134176242 gene encoding sushi, von Willebrand factor type A, EGF and pentraxin domain-containing protein 1-like: MDAERSSYNRQCRQDEDMKRCEGHWSGRKPCCIPRSCPNPKPFVNGTVNGDHFFYPETISISCDVGHELTKDGPVYQCNETGSWVPLSGPLVKRHKTDNLRAAAELQLVQTCLRRKIIQTENFKNSKLNFARCEPVDCGKPKNPVDGQCSGNYYQFKGVAQCTCNPGFCIVGPNKTQCTSSGLWSNKAPSCKKIQCPTLSDPEHSTVQLSSEQRFVDDTAVYSCHSGYDLNMDKNIQTFTRICLQLDNPYKCEGAWSEKPPCCIPRSCPDPNNSNFRNGSIQGDAYFYPETISLNCKEGHELVGGGSYFQCNQSGQWHEISKPSDEALQRATERINSERKKVKACIFPKSNSIKTRHFPNKVKQFITCQPKYCRKPVVESNCTLVSRSFHYPSKVMFDRKYGYCVVGSNISQCNSQGLWSKASPTCKRKI, encoded by the exons ATGGATGCAGAGAGATCATCTTACAACCGCCAATGCCGTCAAGATGAAGACATGAAAAGATGTGAAGGACACTGGAGCGGAAGAAAACCGTGCTGCATAC cAAGATCTTGTCCGAATCCTAAGCCATTTGTGAACGGAACGGTTAATGGAGATCATTTCTTTTATCCGGAAACAATTTCAATAAGTTGTGATGTCGGACACGAATTGACGAAAGATGGGCCAGTTTATCAATGTAATGAAACAGGGTCTTGGGTACCTCTGTCTGGTCCATTGGTAAAAAGGCATAAAACCGATAATTTGCGAGCTGCTGCAGAACTGCAACTAGTCCAAACATGTCTAAGAAGAAAAATCATTCAAACggaaaatttcaaaaattctaAACTAAATTTTGCAAGATGCGAAC CGGTCGACTGTGGAAAGCCAAAGAATCCTGTGGATGGACAATGTTCAGGAAACTACTATCAGTTTAAAGGAGTTGCGCAATGTACATGCAATCCGGGATTCTGCATAGTTGGACCAAACAAAACTCAATGTACCTCATCAGGACTATGGTCGAATAAGGCACCAAGCTGCAAAA AAATTCAATGTCCAACTCTTAGCGATCCcgaacacagtacagtacagttgagCTCAGAACAAAGGTTTGTAGATGATACGGCAGTTTACAGCTGCCATTCCGGCTATGACCTAAATATGGATAAAAACATTCAAACATTTACTCGAATTTGCTTACAACTCGATAACCCTTACAAATGCGAAGGAGCGTGGAGCGAAAAACCGCCATGTTGTATAC CAAGGTCATGTCCGGATCCTAATAATTCTAACTTCAGAAATGGAAGCATACAGGGAGATGCCTATTTCTACCCCGAAACAATCTCACTAAATTGCAAGGAAGGTCACGAGCTCGTTGGCGGAGGATCCTATTTTCAGTGCAATCAAAGTGGTCAGTGGCATGAAATATCAAAACCCAGTGACGAGGCATTACAACGAGCAACTGAGAGAATCAACTCAGAACGTAAGAAAGTAAAAGCCTGCATATTTCCGAAGTCAAATTCAATCAAAACAAGGCACTTTCCAAACAAAGTGAAACAATTTATTACCTGTCAAC CTAAGTATTGTAGAAAACCTGTCGTTGAAAGTAACTGTACTCTGGTGTCAAGGAGCTTCCATTATCCAAGCAAAGTGATGTTTGACCGCAAATATGGATACTGCGTTGTTGGCAGTAATATCTCTCAATGCAATTCACAAGGACTTTGGTCAAAAGCGTCACCAACCTGCAAACGTAAGATATAA
- the LOC134176123 gene encoding sushi, von Willebrand factor type A, EGF and pentraxin domain-containing protein 1-like, translating into MNKKINVGFQAKFACNPGFILTGNSTIYCQQKQNPFDCQGKWSENAPTCKPRDCEKPNLADNKIMTIVGDKFYFPEVIQFRCVKGYNLQSGGARWRCSLDGIWIDTENRNNTEYPICKPVSCGQLPNLENGRVEGQNFDFPAEVKFSCNRGYCIEGSVTSNCQTSGKWSSEPPRCNRVKCKKPSKPKFGQILVNTTDIFVDFIATYQCNNGYDINGKGSLHKYERICLQNKTINHCDGKWSNIQPVCKPKRCPTVRKQNNRTILGKLYEYPHSITIGCDDGHELRGGSSVWNCSDRGTWIDTITKTSGDLPSCEPRDCNKPNVSENCGLNGTYYKYPGVVNFTRLHGYCVDGATSITCKSDGKWSSQSPSCKRITCQKISRPRNGSISRNTFGHRNNPFVNSTVAFSCDEGYDLNGNANLSILNVSCLQQDDILDCNGRWNNTTPCCIPRSCTNPSTSNFMNGTIIGDAFFFPESINLTCNKGYELIGGTPIFKCNEKGNWVEVKTPQQENKNVVQVRIERQRKYFKKCTGNQVLVPKTNEVTNPHFPTCKPKNCHMPKENSHCKRVGIYFQYPGIVEYDRDYGYCIVGPNITQCNSSGQWSNKVPNCKQIECPPLSDPEHGTVQLSSEQRFVDDTAVYSCHSGYDLNMDKNIPTFTRTCLQPDNPHECKGAWSKTPPCCIPRSCPDPKNSNFRNGSIRGNAYFYPETISLNCKEGHELVGVGSYFQCNQSGQWHEISKTSDEALQQATDRINSELENLKACISPKSNTIKTRHFSTKLRQFPTCQPKYCRKPVVDSNCTLVSRSFHYPNQVMFDRKYGYCVVGSNISQCNSQGLWSKASPTCEHVPVHSYQPTYHREPRSLNITLRLSLVVLLDPRRNSIFEFPRLIEIAGYCYWQ; encoded by the exons ATGAACAAAAAAATAAATGTTGGATTTCAAGCAAAATTTGCCTGTAATCCTGGTTTTATATTAACTGGGAACTCAACAATTTACTGTCAGCAAAAGCAAAACCCGTTTGACTgccaaggaaaatggtcagaAAATGCGCCCACCTGTAAAC CAAGGGATTGTGAAAAGCCAAATCTAGCAGATAACAAAATTATGACGATTGTTGGCGATAAATTCTATTTTCCAGAAGTGATTCAATTCCGATGCGTTAAAGGCTATAATCTCCAAAGTGGAGGAGCTCGTTGGCGTTGTAGTCTTGACGGAATTTGGATTGATACCGAGAACAGAAATAATACAGAATATCCAATATGCAAAC CCGTTAGTTGTGGACAACTTCCAAATCTCGAAAATGGTAGAGTGGAGGGTCAGAATTTCGACTTTCCTGCTGAAGTCAAATTCTCGTGCAACAGAGGCTATTGCATTGAAGGTAGCGTAACATCAAACTGCCAAACTTCTGGTAAATGGTCCAGTGAGCCACCACGCTGCAATC GAGTAAAATGCAAGAAACCATCTAAACCCAAGTTTGGTCAAATATTAGTCAACACGACTGATATATTTGTTGACTTCATAGCAACATATCAGTGTAACAATGGTTACGATATCAATGGAAAGGGTTCTCTTCACAAATATGAAAGAATTTGTTTGCAAAATAAGACTATCAATCACTGTGATGGGAAATGGTCAAATATACAGCCGGTGTGCAAAC CAAAACGTTGTCCCACAGTCAGGAAGCAAAACAATAGAACAATATTGGGCAAACTATATGAGTACCCACACTCTATCACCATAGGCTGTGATGATGGCCACGAACTTCGTGGTGGCAGTAGCGTGTGGAATTGCTCTGACCGAGGAACATGGATTGACACAATTACCAAAACGAGTGGCGACCTACCCTCATGCGAAC CAAGAGACTGTAACAAGCCGAACGTTTCAGAAAACTGCGGATTAAATGGAACGTATTACAAATATCCGGGAGTCGTAAACTTTACTCGCCTCCATGGCTATTGTGTTGATGGAGCTACAAGCATTACATGCAAAAGTGATGGGAAATGGTCAAGTCAATCTCCTTCTTGCAAAA GGATAACGTGTCAGAAGATTTCTCGTCCACGGAATGGATCAATAAGTCGCAATACATTTGGACATAGAAACAATCCTTTTGTCAATTCAACTGTCGCTTTCTCTTGCGACGAAGGTTACGATTTGAATGGCAACGCGAACCTTTCTATTTTAAATGTATCATGCCTTCAACAAGATGACATTTTAGACTGCAATGGACGGTGGAACAATACAACTCCGTGCTGCATAC CGAGATCCTGTACCAATCCGTCAACATCAAACTTCATGAACGGAACTATAATAGGCGATGCATTCTTCTTTCCAGAATCTATAAACCTGACTTGCAATAAAGGTTACGAGCTAATCGGTGGTACTCCTATATTCAAATGCAACGAAAAAGGCAACTGGGTTGAGGTCAAAACGCCACAGCAAGAAAATAAAAATGTCGTTCAAGTGAGAATTGAAAGACAACGAAAATACTTTAAAAAATGTACAGGAAATCAAGTGCTTGTACCTAAAACAAATGAAGTAACAAATCCTCACTTTCCAACTTGTAAAC cAAAGAACTGCCACATGCCAAAGGAAAACTCACACTGCAAGAGAGTAGGAATCTATTTTCAGTACCCGGGAATCGTAGAATATGACCGCGACTATGGATACTGCATAGTTGGACCAAACATAACTCAATGTAACTCATCAGGACAATGGTCAAACAAAGTACCCAATTGCAAAC AAATTGAATGTCCACCTCTTAGCGATCCCGaacatggtacagtacagttgagCTCAGAACAAAGATTTGTAGATGATACGGCAGTTTACAGCTGCCATTCTGGCTATGACCTAAATATGGATAAAAACATTCCAACATTTACTCGAACTTGCTTGCAACCGGATAACCCTCACGAATGCAAAGGAGCGTGGAGCAAAACACCGCCATGTTGTATAC CAAGGTCATGTCCGGATCCTAAAAATTCTAACTTCAGAAATGGAAGCATACGGGGAAATGCCTATTTCTACCCCGAAACTATCTCACTAAATTGCAAGGAAGGTCACGAGCTCGTCGGCGTAGGATCCTATTTTCAGTGCAATCAAAGTGGTCAGTGGCATGAAATATCAAAAACCAGTGACGAGGCATTACAACAAGCCACTGATAGAATAAACTCGGAACTTGAAAATTTGAAAGCCTGCATATCTCCAAAgtcaaatacaatcaaaacaAGACACTTTTCCACGAAATTGAGACAATTTCCTACCTGCCAAC CTAAGTATTGTAGGAAACCTGTTGTTGACAGTAACTGTACTCTGGTGTCAAGGAGCTTCCATTATCCAAACCAAGTGATGTTTGACCGCAAATATGGATACTGCGTTGTTGGCAGCAATATCTCTCAATGCAATTCACAAGGACTTTGGTCAAAAGCGTCACCAACCTGCGAAC ATGTTCCAGTTCATTCGTACCAACCTACTTATCACAGAGAGCCGCGATCTTTAAACATTACTCTTCGATTATCATTAGTAGTGTTGCTCGATCCACGACGGAATTCAATTTTCGAGTTTCCACGGCTAATCGAAATAGCCGGTTATTGTTATTGGCAATGA